The following are encoded in a window of Penaeus monodon isolate SGIC_2016 unplaced genomic scaffold, NSTDA_Pmon_1 PmonScaffold_14558, whole genome shotgun sequence genomic DNA:
- the LOC119569367 gene encoding WAS/WASL-interacting protein family member 2-like produces the protein MAPECFGSGNPTPVPMSSRNQCPALPSWPLRGLMGELAPKINKPLPGPNKAPPKSYAITSEVLQPLKKGPLFTAPPPPYSASGTRPQTCSPRRPHTGAPRCTVLPTPNTASMPLLAHKSPGGHPTVSLVRLEVEGANNQAALGFSHPRVHVRGLHSDADHPYHSPCSTAEGSNPPVEGCSPLPPTDLCALPYPAPTKPLEKFGLPFLNATFSNLAFRPRGQTGLHWP, from the exons ATGGCCCCGGAGTGCTTCGGCTCGGGTAACCCCACACCCGTGCCCATGTCCTCGAGGAATCAg tgcccagctttgcccagCTGGCCCCTTCGGGGCCTTATGGGAGAATTAGCTCCAAAAATTAACAAACCCCTCCCGGgccccaacaaggctcccccaaaAAGCTACGCCATCACCAGtgaagttttg CAACCTCTGAAGAAAGGGCCCCTCTTCACCGCCCCTCCaccgccttactctgcatcaggtacaAGGCCCCAAACGTGCTCGCCCAGACGGCCACATACGGGGGCCccccgctgcaccgtgctgcccaccccCAATACAGCCTCCATGCCCCTTTTAGCGCACAAATCCCCCGGGGGACACCCAACAGTCTCtttggtgcgtctggaagtcgaaGGGGCCAacaatcaggccgcactagggttttcTCACCCCCGTGTCCATGTCAGGG GACTGCACTCGGATGCTGACCAtccctaccacagtccttgcagcactgctgaagGATCAAATCCGCCGGTTGAGggatgttctccgctccctccgacagacctctgtgcccttccttacccaGCCCCAACAAAACCTTTGGAAAAATTCGGGCTCcctttcctcaatgctaccttctccaatTTAGCCTTCCGCCCCCGGGGGCAGACGGGGCTACACTGGCCCTAG